The region tgagtaaatttatcaggaagagtgtatttaaaagtggactaatcctttaatgcaagATATTACACGACTAGTTTTGTCAGAAAAACAAAGTAACCATGCTAGAGGAAAAGACAGATGAGCTCGGAGCTTTCATTAGAAAACTGACAATTCAGTACGTTTAAAGAATTTCAATAATCCAGAGACAAGTTTCAAAATCTAGAAGAGTTTATTGCAAGAGGAGTCAGAAAACTTAGAAACTAAGGATAATTTCTCCACTGGAGACAACTGCACGGGTAGCATCTGCTTCTAGTGTCCCAGCAGCTCTCCCTGTGAAAGAGAGGGAAGTCCGAAAAGGGCTCAAGTACGCCACAGACTATCAAATAGAAAGAAACAGCACTCACTATTCCTGTTGCAACTCTGAACACAAGAGTCTGCAGTCGGGGAGCAAACTGATGTACTGCAATGAATGAAGACCTAGTAGAGAACACATTTTAGATAAAGAAAACAATCACCCGTTTAAAGACAAACACAAGGTAAGAGGAAATACAGTCTCCATCAAGGGAGGTGAAGATGTAGGTTCCACAAATGTGAACATTGAGTGTGAACCGTTTGTAGTGGGTTGGAAACTGCAGGCCTGAAGACCAATCCACAGGGATCAAAGTGGTCAGGTAACAATCATCCTGGTAGGGACAACtgcaaaaaaagcaaatcaTAAGACAACTTCAACACTGGTGCCAGACTATCTACACTGGAAGGAGCCTGCAAGGGAAGACTCCCAAGTTAGAAGACCTCAACAAAGAGTCATTGCACAAATTAAAGTGCAATTACTCACTCATAATGTCTGTCCCTTGTGATGGAGTCTAGAGGTCCAATACCTACTTCATAGGTAGAAGTCATTTGGTTTTCATAGACAAGAAAGTCACAGTCCATCTGCAAGGAAGTTATCAAAAATAAGTTATACGGAGTAGATAAGTGCAACAAACTTCACATACCAACCATCATAGTAGTACCACAAGCAGTGACAGGAAACTGGTAGATGGAAAAAGCTACAGTAGTGCTAACAGGACCACAAGGAGGATCACTTCCTCCCAAAAGAGTGATAGACTCCACACTCAGTTGTGGAAGAGTTGCATCTCTTATTGCCACAACTGCTACGACTTTGAAAAGTCAAGACATACCATATGAAAGTTACTACCATGATTACCAGGGTTAAGCATTAGTGCAAAACCCACAcattcctttttattttaaatgcaaaatttcAAAGTGGCAAAGTTATGGGAAGCTACTTCTGTTTCCAAATATAAAGTTCAGAATATAAAAGCAAGGAAGTCGGCATGAGGATTTTACCATGTTGAGAACTAATGCTAGTTCTAAAGATACCTAAAAGGTTTAAGATTTGTCAGTGGAGTAACAGTGAAATCTACTACCATAAGATGCTTACCTGCTTTGCCATAATAGCACTGCTGTCTATCAAAACAGCAGTTTATAGCATTACAGTTTGCAGGAGAAATGCCAGGCTCTCCACACTGCACCACCTCATAGTCATCCACATTGCACTTCTGAAGGGGATCTGCCTGAGGTGCTGGCTGTTTCACCTCAAAACTCAAAGAAGATTGTTGCCCAGGCCATTGGACGGCTTGTTGACTTTGTGCCAAAGAATAGGCAGCACAAAAACAACTAACGACACGAAGTACCACAAAACCCCAAAACTTAAAAGTGCTGCCATTGTTCAAGAACTGAACACAACTACTAAACCCTCtcaagaatttatttttaaaggttgaTAATTAGCTACGTTTAAAGGTTCTCTCCGCCTCTGTATTTACCGCCAATTAGCACCTAGCCCTGATCTATCAAGATCTGCAGCGTCTCAGTTGGCCTCATCAGGTTTGATAAGCTATGTCACGCTATGAAACCGTGGCACTCTTAAATTGTATGCAAATTCAATAATTAATTCAAGCTCTCATACATagtaatgcaatttttttttttttatgtaaaaactatACACCatagtttgaaaaaaaatttttttcctCCCTCAGAAGGATTTGGCACAGATGATTCTTTGGAAATGCTCTGTTCGATAGCATGAGTGTTTGACATGCTATTTGACAGTGCTAGAGAAACTGGCACATTGTTTAACATTAAATTTAGCCTAAAGGAGCTTATAGTTTGAATCTGCATACGATAACAGCTGCCAAAATGAACACACACTAATGTGGAAATAATGGAACTTTTATTCATTTCTGGTTTGAAGCATGTGACTTATGAGTTTTTTGTTGCTATATTAAGTCCAGTATTTAAAGCTTAAAGTTGCAAAAAGCAATTTCAGAACTTTTTATATCATCAGAATCAGAATGCACTTTATTTGGCAAGTACGCACAAGCATATAAGGAATTTATGGTAtgtttttttggtttattttataaatatatacatattttattgatAGATTTTAAGCACCTAATCTTTTATCTTATTAAAAACTGAGGCACTAATTCCATGAATTTCACATAGG is a window of Megalobrama amblycephala isolate DHTTF-2021 linkage group LG6, ASM1881202v1, whole genome shotgun sequence DNA encoding:
- the zp2l1 gene encoding zona pellucida glycoprotein 2, like 1 isoform X1 — protein: MAKQMDCDFLVYENQMTSTYEVGIGPLDSITRDRHYDCPYQDDCYLTTLIPVDWSSGLQFPTHYKRFTLNVHICGTYIFTSLDGDCISSYLVFVFKRVIVFFI
- the zp2l1 gene encoding zona pellucida glycoprotein 2, like 1 isoform X2, which gives rise to MAKQMDCDFLVYENQMTSTYEVGIGPLDSITRDRHYDCPYQDDCYLTTLIPVDWSSGLQFPTHYKRSSFIAVHQFAPRLQTLVFRVATGIGELLGH